From the genome of Streptomyces sp. NBC_01116, one region includes:
- a CDS encoding GNAT family N-acetyltransferase has product MTELACVAWPPDPIDTARLVLRGSEARDRAAFIELFASPEVGAYLGGPRPPDELEQAVPEVPGQRRGVFVVELGGAMVGTVTLERRTAERPDGLGPDGDHAELGYMFLPRAWGAGYAAEACTAALGWFAAARPGEPVVLCTRIANAPSMRLARKLGFTEVARFEEYGAEQWFGRWSPGTGSG; this is encoded by the coding sequence ATGACCGAACTCGCCTGCGTCGCCTGGCCACCTGACCCGATCGATACGGCGCGGCTCGTGCTCCGTGGGTCCGAGGCCCGGGACCGTGCGGCCTTCATCGAGTTGTTCGCTTCCCCGGAGGTGGGCGCCTACCTCGGCGGCCCCCGTCCGCCCGATGAACTGGAACAGGCTGTTCCGGAGGTTCCGGGACAGCGCCGAGGTGTCTTCGTCGTGGAGCTCGGCGGGGCGATGGTCGGCACGGTCACGCTCGAACGCCGGACCGCCGAGCGTCCGGACGGCCTCGGCCCCGACGGCGACCACGCCGAGCTCGGCTACATGTTCCTGCCCCGGGCGTGGGGGGCCGGATACGCAGCCGAGGCATGCACCGCCGCACTCGGCTGGTTCGCCGCCGCGCGGCCCGGCGAACCGGTGGTGCTCTGCACACGGATCGCCAACGCCCCTTCGATGCGCCTCGCGCGGAAGCTGGGGTTCACCGAGGTCGCACGGTTCGAGGAGTACGGCGCCGAGCAGTGGTTCGGCCGGTGGAGTCCGGGCACGGGGTCCGGTTGA
- a CDS encoding urease subunit gamma, producing the protein MFLTPSDTEKLLLSVAGMIARDRRARGVRLNYPETVALLACWAMERAREGASVSELMTAGRAVLTRAEVLEGVPEMLHDVQVEATFPDGRKLVTITSPIP; encoded by the coding sequence ATGTTTCTTACTCCGTCCGACACGGAGAAATTGCTACTGAGTGTTGCCGGAATGATCGCCCGCGACCGGCGTGCCCGCGGCGTCCGCCTCAACTACCCGGAGACCGTCGCCCTGCTCGCGTGCTGGGCGATGGAGCGGGCCCGAGAGGGGGCCTCGGTCAGCGAGCTGATGACGGCGGGCAGGGCGGTGCTCACCCGCGCTGAAGTGCTGGAAGGCGTCCCCGAGATGCTGCACGACGTCCAGGTCGAGGCGACCTTCCCGGACGGGCGCAAGCTCGTCACGATCACCTCTCCGATCCCGTGA
- a CDS encoding urease accessory protein UreF: MALLAPYLLADGRLPVGAHTYSAGLEPAVAAGLTRAQIPALLRARLHTSVVTEAAAAVLALRAALRDPVDYAPVQEALAARTPTAPLREASAALGRGVHRLARRLAPDHPAVTALTRLHPRPLRPVTLGALGAVVGVGEEALVHGVVYDELQTIASAALKLLPGDPLDSVAWIIAAEADAAATVSEALAVRTPAELPARTPPLTEQWALEHDRRERRLFLA; encoded by the coding sequence ATGGCGCTGCTCGCCCCCTACCTCCTCGCCGACGGGCGGCTCCCGGTCGGCGCCCACACCTACAGCGCCGGCCTCGAACCGGCCGTCGCGGCGGGCCTCACGCGCGCGCAGATTCCCGCCCTGCTCAGGGCCCGCCTGCACACCAGCGTCGTCACCGAAGCGGCCGCCGCCGTACTCGCCCTGCGGGCGGCCCTGCGCGATCCGGTGGACTACGCGCCCGTGCAGGAGGCGCTCGCCGCCCGGACGCCGACGGCGCCGCTGCGCGAGGCGTCCGCCGCACTGGGCCGGGGCGTACACCGCCTCGCCCGCCGGCTGGCCCCGGACCATCCCGCGGTCACCGCCCTGACCCGGCTCCACCCGCGCCCCCTGCGGCCGGTCACCCTCGGGGCGCTCGGGGCCGTCGTGGGGGTGGGGGAGGAGGCGCTGGTCCACGGCGTCGTCTACGACGAACTGCAGACCATCGCCTCCGCCGCGCTCAAGCTGCTGCCCGGCGACCCCCTCGACTCGGTCGCGTGGATCATCGCCGCCGAGGCGGACGCCGCGGCCACCGTCAGCGAGGCGCTGGCCGTACGCACCCCCGCCGAACTCCCCGCCCGAACACCACCGCTCACCGAGCAGTGGGCACTCGAACACGACCGACGCGAACGGAGACTCTTCCTTGCCTGA
- a CDS encoding ATP-binding cassette domain-containing protein, which translates to MSADSLPSPHEASGGSLLSLRGISKSFGAVAALTDVDLDVAAGQVVALVGDNGAGKSTLVKVLSGVHRPDAGTVGFGAGTVSIPSPATAQRLGIATVFQDLALCENLNVVENLFLGREVRGLRLDEVAMEVRSRVLLGELSAKIPSVRVPVAALSGGQRQTVAIARTLLGDPKVIILDEPTAALGVAQTAEVLNLIERLRERGLGVIMVSHNMADVRAVADTVAVLRLGRNNGVFDAAGTTPSELVAAITGATDNVVSRRAGRDRATGHGAGTAHRRTGSAHEGEAP; encoded by the coding sequence ATGTCCGCTGACTCCTTGCCCTCGCCTCACGAGGCGTCGGGGGGCTCGCTGCTCTCCCTGCGCGGGATCAGCAAATCCTTCGGCGCCGTCGCCGCACTCACCGATGTCGACCTCGACGTCGCCGCCGGGCAGGTCGTCGCTCTGGTCGGCGACAACGGAGCGGGGAAGTCCACCCTGGTCAAGGTCCTCTCCGGGGTGCACCGGCCGGACGCCGGAACCGTCGGCTTCGGCGCCGGGACCGTGTCCATCCCCTCCCCGGCCACCGCACAGCGGCTCGGCATCGCGACCGTGTTCCAGGACCTCGCCCTGTGCGAGAACCTGAACGTGGTGGAGAACCTCTTCCTCGGGCGCGAGGTGCGCGGGCTGCGCCTGGACGAGGTGGCCATGGAGGTCCGCTCCCGCGTCCTGCTCGGGGAGCTGTCGGCGAAGATCCCCTCGGTACGCGTCCCGGTCGCGGCCCTGTCCGGCGGCCAACGGCAGACGGTGGCCATCGCGCGGACCCTCCTGGGCGACCCCAAAGTGATCATCCTGGACGAGCCGACAGCCGCCCTGGGCGTGGCGCAGACCGCGGAGGTCCTCAATCTGATCGAGCGTCTGAGGGAGCGCGGCCTGGGCGTCATCATGGTCAGCCACAACATGGCCGACGTGCGGGCCGTCGCCGACACGGTGGCCGTCCTGCGGCTCGGCCGCAACAACGGCGTCTTCGACGCGGCCGGGACGACGCCGTCGGAGCTGGTGGCGGCCATCACCGGAGCCACCGACAACGTGGTCAGCCGCCGCGCCGGCCGCGACCGGGCCACGGGCCACGGAGCCGGAACGGCGCACAGGCGGACCGGATCGGCGCACGAGGGGGAAGCACCATGA
- a CDS encoding substrate-binding domain-containing protein — translation MTVIVSAAACTTKAPNSTDAKSPRDAKIAFLMPDIASTRYELYDAPLFRAKVKDLCGGCEVLYQNAGGDAAKQQQQADSALAQGADVIVIDPVDSAAAASTVRTAQGRGVPVIAYDRPIPAVKADYYVSFDNEKIGSMIGASLVEHLKATSSKGGLLQVNGSPTDAAAGLIKKGVHSAVDSSGFDLLAEYDTPAWEPGKAQSWVSGQIAKFPGRIAGVVAANDGTGGGSIAAFKAAGAKVPPVTGNDAELAAAQRIIKGDQYNTISKPIKTVAEAAATAAYAFAEGRKPRGDTTLFGTPSELFTPTVVTRENIAEVLVGDGKPLKTAEVCTATYAAACAEIGLT, via the coding sequence ATGACGGTGATCGTCTCCGCCGCCGCTTGTACGACGAAAGCGCCGAACAGCACGGACGCCAAGTCGCCGCGGGACGCGAAGATCGCGTTCCTGATGCCCGATATCGCCTCCACCCGGTACGAGTTGTACGACGCCCCTCTCTTCAGGGCCAAGGTGAAGGATCTCTGCGGTGGTTGCGAGGTCCTCTACCAGAACGCGGGCGGCGACGCGGCGAAGCAACAGCAGCAGGCCGACTCGGCTCTCGCGCAGGGCGCCGACGTCATCGTGATCGATCCGGTGGACTCCGCCGCGGCCGCCAGCACCGTCCGTACGGCGCAGGGCCGAGGGGTCCCCGTCATCGCGTACGACCGGCCGATCCCGGCGGTCAAGGCCGACTACTACGTCTCCTTCGACAACGAGAAGATCGGCTCCATGATCGGCGCTTCCCTGGTGGAGCACCTCAAGGCCACCTCCTCGAAGGGCGGGCTCCTCCAGGTCAACGGATCGCCGACCGACGCGGCGGCGGGCCTGATCAAGAAGGGCGTACACAGCGCGGTCGACTCCAGCGGATTCGATCTCCTCGCCGAATACGACACGCCGGCCTGGGAACCGGGCAAGGCCCAGAGCTGGGTCAGCGGCCAGATAGCCAAGTTCCCGGGGAGGATCGCCGGAGTGGTGGCCGCCAACGACGGCACGGGCGGCGGCTCCATCGCCGCGTTCAAGGCGGCCGGAGCGAAGGTCCCGCCGGTGACCGGGAACGACGCCGAACTCGCCGCCGCCCAGCGGATCATCAAGGGCGACCAGTACAACACCATCTCCAAGCCCATCAAGACCGTCGCGGAAGCCGCGGCCACCGCGGCGTACGCCTTCGCCGAGGGCAGGAAGCCCCGGGGCGACACCACCCTCTTCGGCACTCCCTCGGAGCTCTTCACCCCCACCGTGGTCACCCGGGAGAACATCGCGGAGGTGCTGGTGGGCGACGGAAAGCCGCTGAAGACCGCCGAGGTGTGCACGGCGACGTACGCCGCCGCCTGCGCCGAGATCGGCCTGACCTAG
- a CDS encoding urease subunit alpha yields the protein MAQLTRAAYASLYGPTTGDRIRLADTDLWIEVEEDRCFGGDEAVFGGGKSIRESMAQATASRAEGAPDLVITNAVVLDHWGVVKTDIGVRDGRIVALGRSGNPDISDGVHPDLVIGPGTDVISGEGRILTAGAVDTHVHFLMPETLHEALATGTTTVIGGGTGATEGSKATTVTPGAWNLAMMHRSLDRVPLNVMLFGKGSTVGEEALREAALSGAGGYKVHEDWGATPAAIDAALRAADAYGLQVALHADSLNEVGYVEGTLGAIAGRGIHVFHAEGAGGGHAPDIITMASHPNILPASTNPTLPHTVNTVAEHLDMLMVCHHLNPRVPEDLAFAESRIRATTIAAEDVLHDLGALSITSSDAQAMGRIGEVVCRTWQVAHVMKQRFGDRGSELPADNERARRYVAKYTICPAVAHGIDHVVGSVEPGKLADLVLWDPAFFGIRPAAVIKGGMAVYAPLGDAGAAIPTTQPVLLRATAAADAAPHLSVTFVSPLALADGLAERLGLVRELVAVRPTRHLTKADLPNNTALPDIDVDPETFAIRIDGELVEPAPAAELPLAQRYSMF from the coding sequence ATGGCCCAGCTGACCCGCGCCGCCTACGCCTCGCTCTACGGCCCCACCACCGGGGACCGGATCCGCCTCGCCGACACCGACCTGTGGATCGAGGTCGAGGAGGACCGGTGCTTCGGCGGCGACGAGGCCGTCTTCGGGGGCGGCAAGTCCATCCGCGAGTCGATGGCGCAGGCCACCGCGTCCCGGGCCGAGGGTGCGCCCGACCTGGTCATCACCAACGCGGTCGTCCTGGACCACTGGGGCGTCGTCAAGACCGACATCGGCGTCCGCGACGGGCGGATCGTCGCCCTCGGCCGCTCCGGCAACCCCGACATCAGCGACGGCGTCCATCCGGACCTGGTGATCGGCCCCGGCACCGACGTGATCTCCGGCGAGGGGCGCATCCTCACGGCCGGAGCCGTCGACACCCACGTCCACTTCCTGATGCCCGAGACCCTCCACGAGGCGCTCGCCACCGGCACCACCACCGTCATCGGGGGCGGCACCGGCGCCACCGAGGGCTCCAAGGCCACCACCGTCACCCCCGGCGCCTGGAACCTCGCCATGATGCACCGGTCCCTGGACCGCGTCCCGCTCAACGTCATGCTGTTCGGCAAGGGCTCCACCGTCGGCGAGGAAGCCCTGCGCGAGGCGGCCCTCAGCGGCGCCGGCGGCTACAAGGTCCACGAGGACTGGGGCGCCACCCCGGCCGCGATCGACGCCGCGCTGCGGGCGGCGGACGCCTACGGCCTCCAGGTGGCGCTGCACGCGGACAGCCTCAACGAGGTCGGCTACGTCGAGGGCACCCTCGGCGCCATCGCCGGACGCGGCATCCACGTCTTCCACGCGGAGGGCGCGGGCGGCGGCCACGCTCCCGACATCATCACCATGGCCTCCCACCCGAACATCCTCCCGGCGTCCACCAACCCGACGCTCCCGCACACCGTCAACACCGTCGCCGAACACCTCGACATGCTGATGGTGTGCCACCACCTCAACCCCCGGGTCCCCGAGGACCTCGCGTTCGCCGAGTCCCGGATCCGGGCCACCACCATCGCCGCCGAGGACGTGCTGCACGACCTCGGCGCACTCTCCATCACCTCCTCCGACGCCCAGGCGATGGGCCGCATCGGCGAGGTCGTCTGCCGCACCTGGCAGGTCGCCCACGTCATGAAGCAGCGCTTCGGCGACCGCGGCAGCGAACTGCCCGCCGACAACGAGCGGGCGCGCCGCTACGTCGCCAAGTACACGATCTGCCCGGCCGTCGCCCACGGCATCGACCACGTCGTCGGCTCCGTGGAGCCCGGAAAGCTCGCCGACCTGGTGCTCTGGGATCCCGCCTTCTTCGGGATCCGGCCCGCCGCCGTCATCAAGGGCGGCATGGCCGTGTACGCGCCCCTGGGCGACGCGGGCGCGGCGATCCCCACCACCCAGCCGGTCCTCCTGCGCGCCACCGCCGCCGCCGACGCCGCGCCCCACCTCTCGGTCACCTTCGTCTCCCCGCTGGCACTGGCCGACGGACTGGCTGAACGGCTCGGCCTCGTTAGGGAGTTGGTCGCCGTGAGGCCCACCAGGCACCTCACGAAGGCGGACCTGCCGAACAACACGGCGCTCCCGGACATCGACGTGGACCCGGAGACCTTCGCCATCCGCATCGACGGGGAGCTCGTCGAGCCCGCCCCCGCCGCCGAACTGCCGCTGGCCCAGCGGTACAGCATGTTCTGA
- a CDS encoding DUF3253 domain-containing protein: MPEDERRTGRRLEQAIVDLLERRGPNATICPSDAARAVYRGDGDGWRFLMEPARQAARRLVGAGRVEITQGGRPVAPDEARGPIRIRMRRGH, encoded by the coding sequence GTGCCCGAGGACGAACGACGGACCGGCCGACGCCTGGAACAGGCGATCGTCGACCTGCTGGAGCGGCGTGGCCCGAACGCCACCATCTGCCCCTCCGACGCCGCGCGCGCCGTGTACCGGGGTGACGGCGACGGCTGGCGTTTTCTGATGGAGCCCGCCCGCCAGGCGGCCCGGCGGCTGGTCGGAGCCGGTCGGGTCGAGATCACCCAGGGAGGCCGCCCCGTCGCACCGGACGAGGCCCGGGGCCCGATCCGGATCCGGATGCGCCGCGGCCACTGA
- a CDS encoding sugar ABC transporter permease translates to MTEPAAVTSPELPRGEPLKPPSRSARPRDRLRALSVRLRGGDLGLAPVLAGLVVIWVVMQILNPVFLSSANLTNLALESVPVGIIALGVVCVLLVGQIDLSVGSISGLGAAVLAVLFVDRGLPAWLAVTVSLALAGLIGWFYAQVHNRIGVPSFVITLGGLLGFLGVQLWILGPKGSINLPFDSGLVAFAQLHFLPAWLAYTLVVAGAAALYATGAARAAERRRAGLTASSRRLLAGRSLALLAGLGAAVWYLDRDRGVGWMFVFFLALVLALHYVLSRTSFGKSMYAVGGNMEAARRAGVNVKAVLTTAFVLCTTLACVGGVLSASRLAAANQSSGGGDVNLNAIAAAVIGGTSLFGGRGTAFAALLGVLVIQSISSGLTLLNLDSAYRFIVTGGVLLLAVSLDAVARRSRVSHGRA, encoded by the coding sequence ATGACGGAACCGGCCGCTGTCACGAGCCCGGAGCTCCCCCGGGGTGAGCCCCTCAAGCCGCCGTCGCGGTCCGCCCGTCCGCGCGACCGCCTGCGGGCGCTGTCCGTCCGGCTGCGCGGCGGCGACCTCGGCCTCGCGCCCGTCCTCGCCGGGCTGGTCGTGATCTGGGTCGTGATGCAGATCCTCAACCCCGTCTTCCTGTCGAGCGCGAACCTCACGAACCTCGCCCTCGAAAGCGTGCCGGTCGGCATCATCGCCCTCGGAGTGGTCTGCGTCCTCCTCGTCGGCCAGATCGATCTGTCGGTCGGCTCGATCAGCGGCCTCGGCGCTGCCGTACTGGCGGTCCTCTTCGTGGACCGGGGGCTGCCGGCCTGGCTCGCCGTCACCGTCTCCCTGGCTCTCGCGGGTCTGATCGGGTGGTTCTACGCCCAGGTCCACAACCGGATCGGGGTGCCCAGCTTCGTCATCACCCTCGGCGGCCTCCTCGGCTTCCTCGGCGTGCAGCTGTGGATACTCGGGCCCAAGGGGTCGATCAACCTGCCCTTCGACTCGGGTCTGGTGGCCTTCGCCCAACTCCACTTCCTGCCGGCCTGGTTGGCGTACACGCTGGTCGTCGCGGGCGCGGCGGCGCTGTACGCGACCGGTGCCGCCCGTGCGGCGGAGCGCCGTCGGGCGGGGCTCACCGCCTCCTCGCGGCGCCTGCTCGCCGGACGGAGTCTGGCGCTGCTGGCCGGTCTCGGCGCGGCGGTCTGGTACCTCGACCGGGACCGGGGGGTCGGCTGGATGTTCGTGTTCTTCCTCGCCCTGGTGCTGGCGCTGCACTACGTCCTGTCCCGCACCTCGTTCGGCAAGTCGATGTACGCGGTCGGCGGCAACATGGAGGCCGCGCGGCGTGCGGGCGTGAACGTGAAGGCCGTCCTCACCACCGCGTTCGTGCTGTGCACGACGCTCGCCTGTGTCGGCGGCGTCCTCTCCGCCTCACGGCTCGCGGCTGCCAACCAGAGCAGCGGCGGCGGTGACGTCAACCTCAACGCCATCGCGGCGGCCGTCATCGGCGGCACCAGTCTGTTCGGCGGCCGGGGCACCGCGTTCGCCGCGCTGCTCGGTGTGCTGGTGATCCAGTCCATCTCCAGTGGGCTCACGCTGCTGAACCTCGACTCCGCGTACCGCTTCATAGTGACCGGCGGGGTACTGCTGCTGGCGGTGTCGTTGGATGCCGTGGCCCGGCGTTCACGGGTCTCCCACGGCAGGGCCTGA
- the ureG gene encoding urease accessory protein UreG, with protein MPDNASAQPAQPAQGPNEHYHQPLNQPRALRIGVAGPVGTGKSSILATLCRQLAGELSMAVVTNDIYTDEDARFLRSAGVLPTERIRAVETGACPHTAIRDDVSANLDAVEDLEEAYGPLDLVLIESGGDNLTATFSPALADAQLFSIDVAGGGDVARKGGPGITGADLLVINKTDLAPHVEVDVAAMVADAERARDGLPVLALSKHDPESIAHLADWVRAVLVRHRSGTHVPTDPGPMAPHSHSHDGS; from the coding sequence TTGCCTGACAACGCATCCGCCCAGCCCGCCCAGCCCGCCCAGGGCCCCAACGAGCACTACCACCAGCCGCTCAACCAGCCGCGCGCCCTGCGCATCGGCGTCGCCGGCCCCGTCGGCACCGGCAAGAGCTCCATCCTCGCCACCCTCTGCCGCCAACTGGCCGGCGAGCTCTCCATGGCCGTCGTCACCAACGACATCTACACCGACGAGGACGCCCGCTTCCTCCGCTCGGCCGGCGTCCTGCCCACCGAGCGCATCCGCGCCGTCGAGACCGGAGCCTGCCCCCACACCGCGATCCGCGACGACGTGAGCGCCAACCTCGACGCGGTCGAGGACCTGGAGGAGGCCTACGGGCCTCTGGACCTGGTGCTCATCGAAAGCGGGGGCGACAACCTCACCGCCACGTTCAGCCCCGCCCTCGCCGACGCACAGCTCTTCAGCATCGACGTCGCCGGCGGCGGGGACGTCGCCCGCAAGGGCGGCCCAGGCATCACCGGCGCGGATCTCCTCGTCATCAACAAGACCGACCTGGCACCCCATGTGGAGGTCGACGTGGCCGCGATGGTCGCCGACGCCGAACGGGCCCGCGACGGTCTTCCCGTCCTCGCGCTGTCCAAGCACGACCCGGAATCCATCGCCCACCTGGCCGACTGGGTGCGCGCCGTGCTGGTACGCCACCGCTCCGGCACCCACGTCCCGACCGACCCCGGCCCGATGGCGCCCCACAGCCACAGCCACGACGGCTCGTGA
- a CDS encoding NAD(P)/FAD-dependent oxidoreductase — translation MKHRIVVLGAGYAGAFAAGNLARRLSPADTEITVVNAAPDFVERMRLHQLASGQDLASRELADVFAGTGVRLRLARVTGIDPEHRSVAVTGEDGDGEVAYDTLLYALGSSVAHHDVPGAAEYAFDVAGRSSALRLRERLAGLGGGGTVVVVGEGLTGIETATELAESRPGLSIALAARGEPGAWLSPKARRHLRGAFDRLGVTVHEHTAVAAVGPTQVITADGRSVPADVTVWSAGFAVHPMAAAAGLEVSGTGRIVVDSSMRSVSHPDVYAAGDSAYAIGENGRPLPMSCASAGLTNMRATAAIIARLTGGEAPATGLKYFGNHISLGRRDAIFQMVDGDVRSKSWFLGGRTAARLKSGVLKGADWGIAHPTFGLPKRRQRLAPAPGRTATRAAA, via the coding sequence ATGAAGCACCGCATCGTCGTCCTCGGCGCCGGCTACGCCGGGGCTTTCGCCGCCGGCAACCTGGCCCGCCGGCTCTCCCCCGCCGACACCGAGATCACCGTCGTCAACGCCGCACCCGACTTCGTCGAGCGGATGCGGCTCCACCAGCTCGCGAGCGGCCAGGATCTCGCGTCCCGCGAGCTCGCGGACGTGTTCGCGGGCACCGGGGTGCGGCTGCGCCTGGCGCGGGTCACCGGCATCGACCCCGAGCACAGGTCCGTCGCCGTGACCGGCGAGGACGGCGACGGTGAAGTCGCCTACGACACCCTTCTCTACGCGCTCGGCAGCTCCGTCGCCCACCATGACGTCCCCGGCGCGGCCGAGTACGCCTTCGACGTGGCCGGCCGGTCCTCGGCGCTGCGCCTGCGCGAGCGCCTGGCCGGCCTGGGCGGGGGCGGCACCGTCGTGGTCGTCGGCGAGGGGCTGACCGGCATCGAGACCGCGACCGAGCTCGCCGAGTCGCGTCCCGGGCTCTCGATCGCGCTCGCGGCCCGCGGCGAGCCGGGCGCCTGGCTCTCCCCGAAGGCGCGCCGTCATCTGCGCGGCGCCTTCGACCGACTCGGCGTCACCGTGCACGAACACACCGCTGTCGCGGCCGTCGGGCCGACACAGGTGATCACCGCCGACGGCAGGTCCGTCCCGGCCGATGTGACCGTGTGGTCGGCCGGGTTCGCCGTGCACCCGATGGCGGCCGCCGCCGGCCTGGAGGTCTCCGGGACCGGCCGGATCGTCGTCGACAGCTCCATGCGTTCGGTCTCCCACCCGGACGTCTACGCCGCGGGCGACAGCGCGTACGCGATCGGCGAGAACGGCCGGCCGCTGCCGATGTCCTGTGCATCGGCCGGTCTCACCAACATGCGGGCGACCGCCGCGATCATCGCGCGCCTGACGGGCGGCGAGGCCCCGGCCACCGGGCTGAAGTACTTCGGCAACCACATCAGCCTCGGACGGCGGGACGCCATCTTCCAGATGGTGGACGGGGACGTCCGGTCGAAGAGCTGGTTCCTGGGCGGCCGAACCGCCGCACGGCTCAAGTCGGGTGTGCTCAAGGGAGCCGATTGGGGCATCGCCCATCCGACCTTCGGCCTGCCGAAGCGCAGGCAGCGGCTTGCCCCCGCGCCCGGCCGGACCGCTACGCGGGCCGCGGCCTAG
- a CDS encoding urease accessory protein UreD, whose protein sequence is MTGPPAPAVHPAEPDDPTVVAVERDASGRHLARELSPGAFLAPRPLLPCEDRLRIALVGTRAGLLAGDDLRLHVSVGPGARLELVEPSGLVAYDHRGGRSAWRARIDIAAGGRLDWDGKPFVVAHGAWVDRTMEVALAPGARMLWRDTLVLGRSGERGGHVRARTRAVHDDRELLVEDLDLTDPETRELPGVLGPNRIIGSVTALGARPPGPPHPYRTDFAGPGAQVRLLDTEAPALEAELSALWEHWRTGNAGE, encoded by the coding sequence GTGACCGGCCCGCCCGCGCCCGCCGTCCACCCGGCCGAGCCCGACGACCCCACGGTCGTCGCCGTCGAGCGCGACGCCTCCGGCAGGCACCTCGCCCGCGAGCTGTCTCCCGGCGCGTTCCTCGCCCCCCGCCCCCTGCTGCCGTGCGAGGACCGCCTGCGGATCGCCCTCGTCGGCACCCGGGCGGGCCTGCTGGCCGGCGATGACCTCCGGCTGCACGTCTCGGTCGGCCCGGGGGCCCGCCTCGAACTGGTCGAACCCTCCGGTCTGGTGGCGTACGACCACCGGGGCGGCAGATCGGCGTGGCGGGCCAGGATCGACATCGCCGCGGGAGGCCGGCTGGACTGGGACGGGAAGCCGTTCGTGGTCGCGCACGGAGCGTGGGTCGACCGCACGATGGAGGTGGCGCTCGCGCCCGGTGCCCGGATGCTGTGGCGCGACACCCTCGTCCTGGGCCGCTCCGGTGAACGCGGCGGCCACGTCCGGGCCAGGACCCGGGCCGTGCACGACGACCGGGAACTGCTGGTCGAGGACCTCGACCTGACCGATCCGGAGACACGCGAACTCCCCGGGGTCCTCGGCCCCAACCGGATCATCGGCTCCGTCACCGCCCTCGGCGCACGCCCACCCGGACCGCCCCACCCCTACCGGACGGACTTCGCCGGCCCCGGGGCCCAGGTGCGACTGCTGGACACCGAGGCTCCGGCGCTGGAAGCGGAGCTGTCGGCGCTGTGGGAGCACTGGCGGACCGGGAACGCGGGCGAGTGA
- a CDS encoding sigma-70 family RNA polymerase sigma factor: protein MDSAAVDRFEAGRNRLASLAYRLLGSAADAEDAVQDTFLRWQAADRERIEVPEAWLTKVATNLCLDRLRSAQARHERTAGAWLPEPLLDGDPMLGPAATFEQRESVTLAVLTLLERLSPAERAVYVLREAFAYSHAEIAAILDITESASQQHAHRARTRVAAERRHGGAADPASARRVVEEFLAAATSGRTDRLVALLTDDVTAVSDGAGLARRLLRHRSRERVASFVRAGFKATPAKRRLAGGPPAMHLARVNGTPAVVAVVGGRVVGAVAFEVSDGKVAALYGIAATDRLARLDEAWQHHETDVPVIDAW from the coding sequence ATGGACAGCGCTGCCGTCGATCGGTTCGAGGCCGGCCGGAACAGGCTGGCCTCGCTCGCGTACCGTCTGCTCGGTTCGGCGGCCGACGCCGAGGACGCCGTGCAGGACACCTTCCTGCGCTGGCAGGCCGCGGACCGCGAGCGGATCGAGGTACCGGAGGCCTGGCTGACCAAGGTCGCCACCAACCTCTGCCTCGACCGGCTCCGCTCGGCACAGGCGCGTCACGAGCGAACGGCCGGCGCCTGGCTGCCCGAACCGCTTCTCGACGGCGACCCGATGCTCGGTCCTGCCGCCACCTTCGAGCAGCGTGAATCGGTGACTCTGGCCGTGCTGACCCTCCTGGAGCGCCTGTCGCCGGCCGAGCGGGCCGTCTACGTCCTGCGTGAGGCGTTCGCGTACAGCCATGCCGAGATCGCCGCGATCCTCGACATCACCGAGTCGGCGAGCCAGCAGCACGCGCATCGGGCGCGGACGCGGGTCGCGGCCGAGCGCCGACACGGCGGCGCGGCCGACCCCGCGTCCGCGCGCCGGGTCGTCGAGGAGTTCCTCGCCGCCGCCACGTCGGGGCGCACCGATCGGCTGGTGGCGCTGCTCACCGACGACGTGACGGCGGTCTCGGACGGCGCCGGACTGGCCAGGCGGCTGCTGCGGCACAGGTCGCGCGAGCGGGTCGCCTCCTTCGTACGGGCGGGTTTCAAGGCGACTCCGGCGAAGCGGCGGCTGGCCGGCGGCCCGCCGGCGATGCATCTCGCGCGGGTCAACGGCACCCCGGCCGTCGTCGCCGTGGTCGGGGGACGGGTCGTGGGCGCCGTGGCGTTCGAGGTCAGCGACGGCAAGGTCGCGGCCCTGTACGGCATCGCCGCCACGGACCGGCTGGCGCGCCTCGACGAGGCGTGGCAGCACCACGAAACCGACGTACCGGTCATCGACGCGTGGTGA